From the genome of Haloterrigena sp. KLK7, one region includes:
- the pstB gene encoding phosphate ABC transporter ATP-binding protein PstB: protein MTNEQMTSSETESTDDQPAPTPGTGGLTDSADAGAETVTDRTLLEARDLDVYYGDDQALQGINMEIPEKQVTALIGPSGCGKSTFLRSINRMNDLIDIARVEGDLYFRGKNVYDDDVDPVALRRKVGMVFQSPNPFPKSIRDNVAYGLRVQGKDDNVDEKVRTALERAALWDEVKDQLDSSGLDLSGGQQQRLCIARAIAPDPEVILMDEPASALDPVATSKIEDLIEDLAEEYTVVIVTHNMQQAARISDKTAVFLTGGELVEFDDTDKIFENPEHDRVEDYITGKFG from the coding sequence ATGACTAACGAACAGATGACCTCCTCGGAAACGGAATCGACCGACGACCAGCCAGCCCCGACGCCGGGAACCGGCGGTCTCACCGACAGTGCCGACGCCGGCGCCGAGACGGTGACCGACCGAACGCTGCTCGAGGCGCGAGACCTCGACGTCTACTACGGCGATGACCAGGCGCTTCAGGGGATCAACATGGAGATTCCCGAGAAACAGGTGACGGCGCTGATCGGTCCCTCGGGTTGCGGGAAGTCGACGTTCCTGCGCTCGATCAACCGGATGAACGACCTCATCGACATCGCCCGCGTCGAGGGCGACCTCTACTTCCGCGGGAAGAACGTCTACGACGACGACGTCGATCCCGTCGCGCTCCGTCGGAAGGTCGGGATGGTCTTCCAGTCGCCGAACCCCTTCCCCAAGAGCATCCGCGACAACGTCGCCTACGGCCTGCGCGTTCAGGGCAAGGACGACAACGTCGACGAGAAGGTCCGAACCGCCCTCGAGCGGGCCGCCCTGTGGGACGAAGTCAAGGATCAACTGGACTCGAGCGGGCTGGATCTCTCGGGCGGCCAGCAACAGCGACTCTGTATCGCGCGCGCGATCGCTCCGGACCCGGAAGTGATCCTGATGGACGAACCGGCGTCGGCGCTGGACCCCGTCGCCACCTCGAAGATCGAGGATCTGATCGAGGACCTCGCCGAGGAGTACACGGTCGTCATCGTCACCCACAACATGCAGCAGGCGGCCCGCATCTCCGATAAGACGGCGGTCTTCCTGACCGGTGGCGAGCTCGTCGAGTTCGACGACACGGACAAAATCTTCGAGAACCCCGAGCACGACCGCGTCGAGGACTACATTACCGGCAAGTTCGGCTAG
- the pstA gene encoding phosphate ABC transporter permease PstA yields MAADTRDEPVDSGFGQISRTKDVAFRLLALAATLIGIVSLAALLLNVAVDAVGWLDWQFLTNPPHPDPYQAGFLPAIVGSIAIMLVIALVTFPLGVGAAIYLEEYAGDGYLTKFIQLNIANLAGVPSVVYGLLGLGLFVGLFSIGYGSVLAAAFTVALLILPIVIISAQEAIRSVPDSQRQASYGMGATKWQTIRNVVLPRAMPGIMTGTILALGRAIGETAPLIMIAAPTTVFGLPNGPFSKVSAMPLQIYNWASYPQTEFQYGVVAAGVVTLLVVLLTINSIAIVIRNRYQQRT; encoded by the coding sequence ATGGCGGCCGACACCCGCGACGAACCCGTCGACTCCGGGTTCGGTCAGATCAGCCGGACGAAAGACGTCGCCTTCCGTCTGCTCGCGCTGGCGGCGACGCTCATCGGCATCGTCTCGCTGGCGGCGTTGCTCCTGAACGTCGCCGTCGACGCCGTCGGCTGGCTCGACTGGCAGTTCCTCACGAACCCGCCGCATCCCGACCCGTATCAGGCCGGGTTCCTGCCGGCGATCGTCGGTTCGATCGCGATCATGCTCGTGATCGCGCTCGTCACGTTCCCGCTCGGCGTCGGCGCCGCGATCTATCTGGAGGAGTACGCCGGCGACGGCTACCTCACGAAGTTCATCCAGCTCAACATCGCGAACCTCGCCGGCGTCCCCTCGGTCGTGTACGGCCTGCTGGGACTGGGGCTGTTCGTCGGCCTCTTTAGCATCGGCTACGGGTCGGTGCTGGCGGCCGCGTTCACCGTCGCCCTGCTCATCCTGCCGATCGTGATCATCTCGGCCCAGGAAGCGATCCGGTCCGTTCCCGACTCCCAGCGGCAGGCGTCCTACGGGATGGGCGCGACGAAGTGGCAGACGATCCGCAACGTCGTACTGCCGCGGGCGATGCCCGGCATCATGACCGGGACGATCCTCGCGCTCGGCCGCGCGATCGGCGAGACCGCGCCGCTGATCATGATCGCCGCCCCGACGACCGTCTTCGGGCTCCCGAACGGCCCCTTCAGCAAGGTCAGCGCCATGCCGCTGCAGATCTACAACTGGGCCTCCTACCCCCAGACCGAATTCCAGTACGGCGTCGTCGCCGCCGGCGTCGTCACGCTACTCGTCGTCCTGCTGACGATCAACTCGATCGCGATCGTCATCCGGAACCGATATCAACAGCGCACCTGA
- the pstC gene encoding phosphate ABC transporter permease subunit PstC, producing MSQPDFSHDDIRTARGTAFKYLFLLCALLSILTTLGIILTLLIDAVDFFAQVSPVEFLTGTEWNPTHDPVSFGVLPLISGTLVITIGSAMVALPIGLLTAIYLSEYASDRQRAYLKPALEVLAGVPTVVYGYFALVYVTPALDTFLPLSTFNALSASIMVGIMIIPMVSSISEDAMSAVPDSLRQASYGLGATKFTVSTSVVVPAALSGIFSSFILALSRAIGETMIVAIAAGQTPRMVDLSDPAGMFLNSIQPMTSAMVQIGTGDLVGQGPAYKSLFAVGLTLFVITFAMNLISELVASRYREVYR from the coding sequence ATGAGCCAACCCGATTTCTCCCACGACGACATCCGAACGGCGCGGGGGACCGCGTTCAAGTACCTCTTCCTGCTCTGTGCGCTCCTCTCGATTCTGACGACGCTCGGGATCATCCTGACGTTGCTCATCGATGCGGTCGATTTCTTCGCTCAGGTTTCGCCCGTCGAATTCCTCACCGGAACGGAGTGGAACCCGACGCACGATCCGGTCTCGTTCGGCGTGCTGCCGCTGATCTCGGGGACGCTCGTCATCACCATCGGCTCGGCGATGGTCGCGCTCCCGATCGGGCTGCTGACCGCTATCTATCTCAGCGAGTACGCCTCCGACCGCCAGCGCGCCTACCTCAAGCCGGCGCTCGAGGTGCTGGCGGGCGTGCCGACGGTCGTCTACGGCTACTTCGCGCTGGTCTACGTGACGCCGGCGCTGGACACGTTCCTGCCGCTGTCGACGTTCAACGCCCTGTCGGCGTCGATCATGGTCGGTATCATGATCATCCCGATGGTCTCCTCGATCAGCGAGGACGCGATGAGCGCGGTTCCGGACTCGCTTCGTCAGGCCAGTTACGGCCTCGGCGCGACGAAGTTCACCGTCTCGACGTCCGTCGTCGTGCCGGCGGCGCTGTCGGGAATTTTCTCCTCGTTCATCCTCGCGCTCTCGCGGGCGATCGGCGAGACGATGATCGTCGCCATCGCGGCGGGACAGACGCCGCGGATGGTCGATCTCTCCGACCCGGCGGGAATGTTCCTGAACTCGATCCAGCCGATGACCTCCGCGATGGTCCAGATCGGGACGGGCGATCTCGTCGGACAGGGACCGGCGTACAAGAGCCTCTTCGCGGTCGGACTAACGCTGTTCGTCATCACCTTCGCCATGAACCTCATCAGTGAACTCGTCGCGTCGCGCTATCGGGAGGTGTACCGCTGA
- a CDS encoding PstS family phosphate ABC transporter substrate-binding protein, which yields MSRETTASLPTESGRRDFLAAAGVALSGGLAGCSGVFAAEGKQVNVAGSSTVFPVTEAIASAFSEENPTVNISLSKTGTGGGFGNFFCAGRTDINNASRAIADAEIEQCGNNDVTPIEFQIATDALTVVVNPEADWVDCLTVEQLQEIWRTDGAQRWSELDDEWPDEEIELYGAATTSGTFDYFNEAVLGEELNHRSDYYATERDRTIVQGVRGSEYAMGYFGFSYYSENPDSIKAVSIDSGDGCVEPSIETAMSGEYTPLSRPLFIYVAKQSLTKPAVRDFVRFYMERAATDLVSDVGYVPIDEETRDENLEKLDAAVAEVTE from the coding sequence ATGTCGAGAGAAACCACGGCGTCCCTGCCGACCGAATCCGGTCGGCGTGATTTTCTCGCCGCGGCTGGCGTTGCCCTTTCCGGTGGATTAGCCGGCTGTAGCGGCGTCTTCGCCGCGGAAGGGAAACAAGTGAACGTCGCGGGGAGCAGCACGGTGTTTCCCGTGACCGAGGCGATCGCCTCCGCGTTCTCCGAAGAGAACCCGACCGTCAACATCTCGCTCAGTAAGACCGGAACTGGCGGTGGGTTCGGGAACTTCTTCTGTGCGGGGCGGACCGACATTAACAACGCGAGTCGGGCGATCGCCGACGCCGAAATCGAACAGTGCGGAAACAACGACGTCACGCCGATCGAGTTCCAGATCGCGACCGACGCGCTGACGGTGGTCGTCAATCCGGAGGCGGACTGGGTCGACTGTCTCACGGTCGAACAACTCCAGGAGATCTGGCGGACCGACGGCGCCCAGCGGTGGAGCGAACTCGACGACGAGTGGCCCGACGAGGAGATCGAACTGTACGGCGCCGCGACCACCTCGGGCACGTTCGACTACTTCAACGAGGCGGTCCTCGGCGAGGAACTGAACCACCGTAGCGACTACTACGCGACCGAACGGGACCGAACGATCGTTCAGGGGGTCCGCGGTTCGGAGTACGCCATGGGGTACTTCGGCTTCTCGTACTACAGCGAGAACCCGGATTCGATCAAAGCCGTCTCGATCGACAGCGGTGACGGCTGCGTCGAGCCGTCGATCGAGACGGCCATGTCCGGCGAGTACACGCCGCTTTCGCGACCGCTGTTCATCTACGTCGCGAAGCAATCGCTCACGAAACCGGCGGTCCGTGACTTCGTTCGGTTCTACATGGAACGGGCCGCGACGGATCTCGTCTCCGACGTCGGTTACGTCCCGATCGACGAGGAGACACGCGACGAGAACCTCGAGAAACTCGACGCCGCGGTCGCGGAGGTGACCGAATGA
- the pstB gene encoding phosphate ABC transporter ATP-binding protein PstB, translating to MTANGTRSVSTSDDSNALEDTSIPGNAPLGSPRIDDAVIEARELDVYYGDDQALQRIDMDIPERKVTALIGPSGCGKSTFLRSINRMNDLIDIARVEGDLYFRGKNVYDDDVDPVALRRKIGMVFQSPNPFPKSIRDNVAYGLRVQDKDDNVDEQVRTALERAALLEEVEDQLDSSGLDLSGGQQQRLCIARAIAPDPEVVLMDEPASALDPIATAKIEDLIEDLSEEYTVVIVTHNMQQAARISDKTAVFLTGGELVEFDDTDKIFENPEHDRVEDYITGKFG from the coding sequence ATGACCGCGAACGGAACCCGATCCGTCTCGACGTCCGACGACAGCAACGCCCTCGAGGACACGTCGATACCCGGCAACGCTCCCCTCGGATCGCCGCGCATCGACGACGCCGTCATCGAAGCCCGCGAGCTGGACGTCTACTACGGCGACGATCAGGCGCTCCAGCGCATCGACATGGACATCCCCGAACGGAAGGTAACCGCGCTGATCGGTCCCTCCGGCTGTGGGAAGTCGACGTTCCTGCGCTCGATCAACCGGATGAACGACCTCATCGACATCGCTCGCGTCGAAGGCGACCTCTACTTCCGCGGGAAGAACGTCTACGACGACGACGTCGATCCCGTCGCCCTGCGCCGGAAGATCGGGATGGTCTTCCAGTCGCCGAATCCCTTCCCCAAGAGCATCCGCGACAACGTCGCCTACGGCCTGCGCGTTCAGGACAAGGACGACAACGTCGACGAACAGGTTCGTACCGCCTTAGAGCGGGCGGCCCTGCTCGAGGAAGTCGAAGACCAACTGGACTCGAGCGGGCTGGATCTCTCGGGCGGTCAGCAACAGCGGCTCTGTATCGCGCGCGCGATCGCCCCCGATCCCGAGGTCGTCCTGATGGACGAGCCGGCGTCGGCGCTGGACCCGATCGCCACCGCGAAGATCGAGGACCTGATCGAGGACCTCTCCGAGGAGTACACGGTCGTCATCGTCACCCACAACATGCAGCAGGCGGCCCGTATCTCCGACAAGACGGCGGTCTTCCTCACCGGTGGCGAGCTCGTCGAGTTCGACGACACGGACAAGATCTTCGAGAACCCCGAGCACGACCGCGTCGAGGACTATATCACCGGCAAGTTCGGGTAA
- a CDS encoding PhoU domain-containing protein produces the protein METRKVQVTGGSTFTVSLPKSWAIDNDVSAGTTVEFYPEEDSLLLTPQNETDRQTGTLDITDLEGERLTRAVMTMYVSGFDIIRLSAGRITTDQRSAIRSATQSLVGVEVLEETTDSVVIQDLLDSSELSIVNAVSRMRLIARAMLEDAVTALVENDDDIAQDVIERDDDVDRLWQVVSRIFRATLRSPRAAEELGVHREDCFDFHSSARQLERVADHAAKISNLALKLEAIPGDVADALVDLHDDVSDILEKSMDALVAEDSDEATDLGHAAREAILEIDEHTRTIDDMLRELEPVQAQSLGLIVDSLSRSADYGGNIAETALQKAAPRP, from the coding sequence ATGGAGACGCGCAAGGTGCAGGTAACGGGCGGGTCGACGTTTACCGTCTCGCTGCCGAAGTCCTGGGCGATCGACAACGACGTCAGCGCCGGAACGACGGTCGAGTTCTACCCGGAGGAGGACTCGCTGTTGTTGACGCCGCAGAACGAAACCGATCGCCAGACGGGGACCCTCGATATCACGGATCTCGAGGGCGAGCGACTCACTCGGGCCGTGATGACGATGTACGTCAGCGGCTTCGACATCATCCGTCTCTCGGCCGGCCGCATCACGACCGACCAGCGCAGCGCGATCCGCAGCGCGACTCAGAGCCTCGTCGGTGTCGAGGTCTTAGAGGAGACGACCGACAGCGTCGTCATTCAGGACCTGCTCGACTCCTCGGAGCTCTCGATCGTCAACGCCGTCTCGCGGATGCGCCTGATCGCCCGAGCGATGCTCGAGGACGCCGTCACGGCCCTCGTCGAGAACGACGACGACATCGCGCAGGACGTCATCGAACGCGACGACGACGTCGACCGCCTCTGGCAGGTCGTCTCGCGGATCTTCCGCGCGACGCTGCGCTCGCCGCGGGCCGCGGAGGAGCTCGGCGTCCACCGCGAGGACTGTTTCGACTTCCACTCGAGCGCCCGCCAGCTCGAGCGGGTCGCCGATCACGCCGCCAAGATCAGCAATCTCGCGCTCAAACTCGAGGCGATTCCCGGGGACGTCGCCGACGCGCTCGTCGACCTCCACGACGACGTGTCGGATATCCTCGAGAAGTCGATGGACGCGCTGGTCGCCGAGGACAGCGACGAGGCGACCGATCTCGGCCACGCCGCCCGCGAGGCGATCCTCGAGATCGACGAGCACACCCGAACGATCGACGACATGCTCCGGGAGCTCGAGCCGGTGCAGGCCCAGTCGCTGGGGCTGATCGTCGACTCGCTCTCCCGGAGCGCCGACTACGGTGGCAACATCGCCGAGACGGCGCTTCAGAAGGCCGCGCCCCGTCCCTGA
- a CDS encoding aldo/keto reductase has product MEYTHLGETGLEVSRLCLGCMNFGSGEPWMINDREQSRDVVQRALDLGITFFDTANVYSQGESEEILGEALAESDRARSELAVATKVYGPMHDGPNGQGLSRKHVLEQADASLERLGLDYVDLYQIHRWDDETPIAETLSALDTLIDEGKVRYVGASTMPAWKFSKALYEADLNNRERFVSMQCEYNLVDRHEEANVLPLCADQGIGVLPWSPLAGGFLTGKYERDADPEEGRAASDGFMAKRFTEENWDVLEVVRDLADEKDTTPAQLSLSWLLHKDLVDAPIIGPRTIEHLEDNVVALEVELTADEIERLEAPKTPVWNPEIGDV; this is encoded by the coding sequence ATGGAGTACACCCACCTCGGCGAGACGGGACTCGAGGTGTCCCGGCTCTGTCTCGGCTGTATGAACTTCGGTTCCGGCGAGCCGTGGATGATAAACGACCGCGAGCAGTCCCGCGACGTGGTTCAGCGGGCGCTCGACCTCGGGATCACGTTCTTCGATACGGCGAACGTCTACTCGCAGGGCGAGAGCGAGGAGATCCTCGGCGAGGCGCTGGCCGAGTCCGACCGAGCGCGGTCGGAACTCGCCGTCGCGACGAAGGTCTACGGGCCGATGCACGACGGCCCGAACGGGCAGGGACTCTCCCGCAAGCACGTTCTCGAGCAGGCCGACGCGAGCCTCGAGCGCCTCGGCCTCGACTACGTCGATCTGTACCAGATCCATCGCTGGGACGACGAGACGCCGATCGCGGAGACGCTCTCGGCGCTCGATACCCTGATCGACGAGGGGAAAGTCCGCTACGTCGGCGCGAGCACGATGCCAGCCTGGAAGTTCTCGAAGGCGCTGTACGAGGCCGACCTGAACAACCGCGAGCGGTTCGTCTCGATGCAGTGCGAGTACAACCTCGTCGACCGCCACGAGGAGGCCAACGTCCTGCCGCTCTGTGCCGACCAGGGGATCGGCGTCCTCCCGTGGTCGCCGCTGGCCGGCGGCTTCCTGACGGGCAAGTACGAGCGCGACGCGGACCCCGAGGAGGGCCGCGCCGCGTCGGACGGGTTCATGGCGAAGCGGTTCACCGAGGAGAACTGGGACGTCCTCGAGGTCGTCCGCGACCTCGCCGACGAGAAGGACACGACGCCGGCGCAGCTCTCGCTTTCGTGGCTCCTGCACAAGGATCTCGTCGACGCCCCCATCATCGGCCCGCGGACGATCGAGCACTTAGAGGACAACGTCGTCGCGCTCGAGGTCGAGCTGACTGCCGACGAGATCGAGCGTCTCGAGGCACCGAAGACGCCGGTCTGGAATCCCGAGATCGGGGACGTCTGA
- a CDS encoding 30S ribosomal protein S8e, whose translation MQNQGRSTRKRTGGRLKNVRKRRKNELGRLPTETQVGEPRYRTVDVRGNETKTRALATNVASVNKGGETVSAEIEDVVENDANPNYVRRNIITKGAVIETSEGRARVTSRPGQTGQVNAVLLD comes from the coding sequence ATGCAAAACCAGGGACGCTCCACGCGCAAGCGAACCGGTGGTCGACTGAAGAACGTCCGCAAGCGCCGCAAGAACGAACTCGGGCGCCTGCCGACGGAGACGCAGGTCGGCGAGCCGCGATACCGGACCGTCGACGTCCGCGGTAACGAGACGAAGACCCGCGCGCTCGCGACGAACGTCGCCAGCGTCAACAAGGGCGGCGAGACCGTCTCCGCGGAGATCGAGGACGTCGTCGAGAACGACGCCAACCCCAACTACGTCCGCCGAAACATCATCACGAAAGGCGCCGTCATCGAGACCTCGGAAGGCCGCGCCCGCGTCACCTCCCGTCCCGGTCAGACCGGTCAGGTCAACGCCGTTCTGCTCGACTAG
- a CDS encoding PQQ-binding-like beta-propeller repeat protein, with protein sequence MRFTNRRAATGRDRDGAGDVSRRRLLGAGGAAAATGLAGCVDLPSTLGDLVDDTDAVSLFQNGLRRLGYYPDETVPESVRVNWSAPINAADHTAAKSSPVPTPDGETIVFAGDTGWVYGYAPSGELQWTTKTDATNKGFHGSAAIIGDTAFIGGYDGDLYALDTESGDLVWRTRSEDGDLGGPLAIGSSPAYHDGSLYVVSEYAPPSSGAIWEIDPDTGEPTWSDDRVWGQAHPSPTIDLEAGRLLFGSNDGVVYCWEYPSLEFAWSFQADADGEKQEGGAFRKGAQIKGTVAAHDGYGYVGSWDGNSYCLDLEDGSEEWAFETGEVIMSNPAVDVDADVVYMGSDDGSVYALDPDSGDELWSTDVGGRVIGALTVTAETVLAGSYDSHLYALDKETGDRRWRVRNRGRVTSAAVPVDGRIYYAERAVFSNYYDDDAETTLEEPGHAYCLVGDE encoded by the coding sequence ATGCGATTCACGAACCGACGCGCGGCGACCGGACGCGATCGAGACGGCGCTGGCGACGTCTCGAGGCGACGACTCCTCGGCGCGGGCGGCGCCGCCGCGGCGACGGGACTCGCCGGCTGCGTCGACCTCCCGAGTACGCTGGGCGACCTCGTCGACGACACGGACGCGGTGTCGCTGTTCCAGAACGGCCTCCGACGGCTCGGCTACTACCCCGACGAGACCGTCCCGGAGTCGGTGCGCGTCAACTGGTCGGCTCCGATCAACGCCGCCGACCACACGGCCGCCAAGTCCAGTCCCGTCCCGACGCCCGACGGCGAGACGATCGTCTTCGCCGGCGACACCGGCTGGGTGTACGGCTACGCCCCGTCTGGCGAACTGCAGTGGACGACGAAGACGGACGCGACGAACAAGGGCTTTCACGGCTCGGCGGCGATCATCGGCGACACCGCCTTCATCGGCGGCTACGACGGCGACCTCTACGCGCTGGATACCGAGAGCGGGGACCTCGTCTGGCGCACGCGCTCGGAGGACGGCGATCTGGGCGGCCCGCTCGCGATCGGCTCGAGTCCGGCCTACCACGACGGCAGCCTCTACGTCGTCTCCGAGTACGCCCCGCCCTCCTCCGGCGCGATCTGGGAGATCGATCCCGACACCGGCGAGCCGACGTGGAGCGACGACCGCGTCTGGGGGCAGGCCCACCCCTCGCCGACGATCGATCTCGAGGCGGGCCGGCTGCTCTTCGGGTCGAACGACGGCGTCGTCTACTGCTGGGAGTACCCCTCCCTCGAGTTCGCGTGGTCCTTTCAGGCCGACGCCGACGGGGAGAAACAGGAGGGCGGCGCCTTCCGCAAGGGCGCCCAGATCAAGGGCACCGTCGCGGCCCACGACGGCTACGGCTACGTCGGTAGCTGGGACGGGAACTCCTACTGTCTCGACCTCGAGGACGGTTCGGAGGAGTGGGCCTTCGAGACGGGCGAGGTGATCATGTCGAATCCGGCCGTCGACGTCGACGCGGACGTCGTCTACATGGGCAGCGACGACGGCTCCGTCTACGCGCTCGATCCCGACTCGGGCGATGAGCTGTGGTCGACGGACGTCGGCGGCCGCGTCATCGGCGCGCTGACGGTCACCGCGGAGACGGTGCTGGCCGGCTCGTACGATTCGCACCTGTACGCCCTCGACAAGGAGACCGGCGACCGACGATGGCGAGTCCGGAACCGGGGTCGGGTCACCAGCGCGGCGGTGCCGGTCGACGGACGGATCTACTACGCCGAGCGCGCCGTCTTTTCGAACTACTACGACGATGACGCGGAGACGACCCTCGAGGAGCCCGGACACGCCTACTGTCTGGTCGGCGACGAGTAG
- a CDS encoding NADP-dependent malic enzyme codes for MGLDEDALEYHRTDPPGKIEISTTKPTNTQRDLSLAYSPGVAAPCTEIDEDPTDAYQYTAKGNLVGVVSNGSAVLGLGDIGAQASKPVMEGKGVLFKRFADIDVFDVELDEADPDKIVEAIKMMEPTFGGVNLEDIKAPGCFTIEERLREEIDIPVFHDDQHGTAIISGAALLNAADIAGKSLEELEVVFSGAGASAIASARFYESLGVRKENITMCDSSGIITEARAEEGDVNEYKRQFARDLPEGGLADAMEGADVFVGLSIGGIVSQDMVRSMADDPIIFAMANPDPEIGYEEAKEARDDTVIMATGRSDYPNQVNNVLGFPFIFRGALDVRATEINEEMKVACAEALADLARQDVPDAVVKAYGDEPIQYGPDYIIPKPVDPRVLFRVAPAIAEAAMESGAARTELDLDEYEEELEARLGKSREMMRVVLNKAKSDPKTVALAEGENEKMIRAAYQIQEQGIALPILIGDESEIRQTSANLGLDFDPQVADPSVGDYEEYADRLHELRSRKGITRSEAGELIERDTNYFGSVMVEQGDADALLTGLSHHYPSALRPPLQVIGTDDDVDYAAGVYMLTFKNRVIFVADATVNQDPDEEVLAEVTKQTGKLARRFNIEPRAALLSYSNFGSVDNEATRRPRRAASMLQADPEADFPVDGEMQADTAVVEDILEGTYGFSELEDPANVLVFPNLESGNIGYKLLQRLGGADAIGPMLVGMDKPVHVLQRGDEVKDIVNLAGVAVVDAQQE; via the coding sequence ATGGGATTAGACGAGGACGCACTCGAGTATCACCGAACCGATCCGCCGGGAAAGATAGAGATTTCGACAACGAAACCGACGAATACCCAACGCGACCTCTCGCTCGCGTACTCGCCCGGGGTCGCCGCGCCGTGTACGGAGATCGACGAGGACCCGACCGACGCCTACCAGTACACGGCCAAGGGGAACCTCGTCGGCGTCGTCTCGAACGGCTCCGCGGTGCTGGGACTGGGAGATATCGGCGCGCAGGCCTCGAAACCCGTCATGGAGGGGAAGGGCGTGCTGTTCAAGCGCTTCGCCGACATCGACGTCTTCGACGTTGAACTCGACGAGGCCGACCCCGACAAGATCGTCGAGGCCATCAAGATGATGGAACCGACGTTCGGCGGCGTCAACCTAGAGGACATCAAGGCGCCGGGCTGTTTCACCATCGAGGAACGCCTGCGCGAGGAGATCGACATTCCCGTCTTCCACGACGACCAGCACGGTACCGCGATCATCTCCGGCGCCGCGCTGCTCAACGCCGCCGACATCGCCGGGAAGAGCCTCGAGGAACTCGAGGTCGTCTTCTCCGGCGCCGGCGCGAGCGCGATCGCGTCGGCCCGCTTCTACGAGTCGCTGGGCGTCCGAAAGGAGAACATCACGATGTGTGACTCCTCGGGGATCATCACCGAGGCCCGCGCGGAGGAGGGCGACGTCAACGAGTACAAACGGCAGTTCGCCCGGGACCTCCCCGAAGGCGGCCTCGCGGACGCGATGGAGGGCGCCGACGTGTTCGTCGGCCTCTCGATCGGCGGCATCGTCTCGCAGGACATGGTCCGCTCGATGGCCGACGATCCGATCATCTTCGCGATGGCCAACCCCGATCCCGAGATCGGCTACGAGGAGGCCAAAGAAGCCCGCGACGACACGGTCATCATGGCCACCGGCCGCTCGGACTACCCGAACCAGGTCAACAACGTGCTCGGCTTCCCCTTCATCTTCCGCGGCGCGCTCGACGTGCGCGCGACCGAGATCAACGAGGAGATGAAGGTCGCCTGCGCCGAGGCGCTGGCAGACCTCGCCCGCCAGGACGTCCCCGACGCGGTCGTCAAGGCCTACGGCGACGAACCGATCCAGTACGGCCCCGACTACATCATTCCCAAGCCGGTCGACCCGCGCGTGCTCTTCCGCGTCGCGCCGGCGATCGCGGAGGCCGCGATGGAGTCCGGCGCCGCACGCACCGAACTCGACTTAGACGAGTACGAGGAGGAACTCGAGGCCCGCCTCGGGAAGTCCCGCGAGATGATGCGCGTCGTCCTCAACAAGGCAAAGAGCGATCCCAAGACGGTCGCGCTCGCGGAGGGCGAGAACGAGAAGATGATCCGCGCGGCCTACCAGATCCAGGAGCAGGGGATCGCGCTGCCGATCCTCATCGGCGACGAGAGCGAGATCCGCCAGACCTCGGCCAACCTCGGACTGGACTTCGATCCGCAGGTCGCGGACCCGTCGGTCGGCGACTACGAGGAGTACGCCGATCGACTCCACGAACTCCGTTCCCGCAAGGGGATCACCCGGAGCGAGGCCGGCGAACTCATCGAGCGCGACACCAACTACTTCGGCAGCGTGATGGTCGAACAGGGCGACGCCGACGCCCTCCTGACCGGCCTCTCGCATCACTACCCGTCGGCGCTGCGACCGCCGCTGCAGGTCATCGGCACCGACGACGACGTCGACTACGCTGCCGGCGTCTACATGCTGACGTTCAAGAACCGCGTGATCTTCGTCGCCGACGCGACGGTCAACCAGGACCCCGACGAGGAGGTCCTCGCGGAGGTCACCAAACAGACGGGCAAGCTCGCACGCCGGTTCAACATCGAACCGCGCGCAGCGCTGCTCTCGTACTCGAACTTCGGCAGCGTCGACAACGAAGCGACCCGCAGACCCCGACGCGCCGCGAGCATGCTCCAGGCGGACCCCGAGGCCGACTTCCCGGTCGACGGCGAGATGCAGGCCGACACGGCCGTCGTCGAGGACATCCTCGAGGGCACTTACGGCTTCTCGGAGCTCGAGGACCCCGCGAACGTGCTCGTCTTCCCGAACCTCGAGTCGGGTAACATCGGCTACAAGCTGCTCCAGCGACTCGGCGGCGCCGACGCCATCGGCCCGATGCTGGTCGGCATGGACAAGCCGGTTCACGTCCTCCAGCGGGGCGACGAGGTCAAGGACATCGTGAACCTGGCGGGCGTGGCCGTGGTCGACGCCCAGCAGGAGTAG